One Rhodococcus sp. P1Y DNA window includes the following coding sequences:
- a CDS encoding glycine betaine ABC transporter substrate-binding protein: MIRRLGFVALVAALATGCGLVSSSGTFQATNLPDGEKPLEGTSLVVTSKSFTEGVLLGKITATYLAAAGADVSDLTGAPGSASSRQAQLNGDADILWEYTGTGWVNYHGETETIADPDELWQKVHDLELSTNDLEWLPPANFNDTYAFAAASGTAERLGVKTLSDVAALPEGDRTFCVDDEFFSRADGFGPMLEKYGIPLNGPNGVPGDQVTRMDAGVVYTSTAQSSPCNFGMVYTTDGRIKNLDLTVLDDDLKYFLPYSGTAVIRASVLEAHPEIAPLIATISERLTDDLMQELNGKVDIEGEDPSDVAYEWLQSEGLVD; the protein is encoded by the coding sequence ATGATCCGCCGGCTCGGATTCGTAGCGCTCGTCGCCGCCCTGGCTACCGGTTGCGGTCTGGTCAGCTCGTCCGGCACTTTTCAGGCGACGAACCTGCCCGACGGCGAAAAGCCTCTAGAGGGAACGTCGCTCGTCGTGACGTCCAAGAGCTTCACCGAGGGTGTTCTACTCGGCAAGATCACCGCTACCTACCTCGCTGCCGCGGGCGCCGACGTCAGCGACCTGACGGGTGCGCCCGGTTCTGCGTCGTCGCGGCAGGCGCAGCTCAACGGTGATGCCGACATTCTGTGGGAATACACCGGCACGGGCTGGGTCAACTACCACGGCGAGACCGAGACGATCGCCGATCCCGACGAGCTGTGGCAGAAAGTGCACGACCTCGAGCTCAGCACCAACGATCTCGAATGGTTGCCACCGGCCAACTTCAACGACACCTATGCCTTCGCGGCGGCGTCGGGAACAGCCGAGCGACTCGGGGTCAAGACTCTCTCGGACGTCGCCGCTCTTCCGGAGGGTGATCGCACCTTCTGCGTCGACGACGAGTTCTTCTCTCGTGCCGATGGATTCGGGCCGATGCTGGAGAAGTACGGTATTCCGCTGAACGGACCGAACGGTGTGCCGGGTGACCAGGTGACTCGTATGGACGCAGGCGTCGTGTACACCTCGACCGCACAGAGTTCACCATGCAACTTCGGCATGGTGTACACCACCGACGGACGTATCAAGAACCTCGATCTCACCGTGCTCGACGATGATCTGAAGTACTTCCTGCCGTACAGCGGCACCGCCGTCATTCGCGCCTCGGTCCTGGAAGCGCACCCTGAGATCGCGCCGCTGATCGCTACCATCTCCGAGCGGTTGACTGACGATCTGATGCAGGAACTCAACGGCAAGGTCGACATCGAGGGTGAGGACCCCTCCGACGTCGCCTACGAATGGCTCCAGAGCGAAGGTTTGGTCGACTAG
- a CDS encoding PaaI family thioesterase, whose translation MTAPNTGSEAMTMFLPSSPFVRHMGIELVEISEGSARLRMPFKADLVTVGEMVHGGALVSCIDIGIMAAAWSGERVPDKLRGVTISMAVEFVEPAQAESIDIVGTRVRAGRRLSTCSVDIVATGSERLIATGIGTYQMG comes from the coding sequence GTGACTGCACCGAACACCGGCAGCGAAGCGATGACGATGTTCCTTCCGAGCTCGCCGTTCGTCCGGCACATGGGTATCGAGCTCGTCGAAATATCGGAGGGTTCGGCGAGACTGCGGATGCCGTTCAAGGCAGATCTGGTGACGGTGGGCGAAATGGTCCACGGGGGCGCCCTGGTCAGCTGCATCGACATCGGGATCATGGCGGCAGCCTGGTCCGGAGAACGGGTGCCGGACAAGCTACGCGGAGTGACGATTTCGATGGCGGTGGAGTTCGTCGAACCCGCACAGGCCGAGAGCATCGACATCGTCGGCACGCGAGTGAGGGCGGGTCGGCGGCTCAGTACGTGCTCGGTCGACATCGTTGCCACCGGCTCCGAACGGTTGATCGCTACCGGAATTGGGACGTACCAGATGGGCTGA
- a CDS encoding ABC transporter ATP-binding protein: protein MTDTERTVSGASIRLDGVVKQYKGQAKPAVQKIDLEIEAGHIVAFVGPSGCGKTTTLKMINRLIEPTEGRLFIGDRDVTGEDPDKLRQSIGYVIQAGGLFPHWSVAKNIGAIPRVLGWDKERIAERTEYLLDLVGLDADTFRDRLPKDMSGGQQQRVGVARALAADPPVLLMDEPFSAVDPITRVRLQDSLIAIQHEVAKTIVIVTHDFEEATKLGDKVLILSEGGKIEQYATPEEILAKPATPFVEEFIGSGATLAHLTLSRVKDVEHESVVTARVGDSSQEVIARAKAAGVTWIVVVDEHGKPRSWPSLDEVATKDRVTDYIDPRLPVVAPSSTLNDALDIMLAASQGGVVVTDGRGVVTGSLTIKTVMSVVRSQLGEARAGDGHVSYTAHAEGSAT from the coding sequence ATGACCGACACCGAACGCACCGTCAGCGGTGCATCGATTCGGCTCGACGGCGTCGTCAAGCAATACAAGGGGCAGGCAAAGCCTGCGGTCCAGAAGATCGACCTCGAGATCGAGGCCGGCCACATCGTCGCGTTCGTCGGACCTTCCGGCTGCGGTAAGACGACGACGCTCAAGATGATCAACCGCCTGATCGAACCGACCGAGGGCAGGCTCTTCATCGGTGACCGCGACGTCACCGGCGAAGACCCGGACAAGTTGCGACAGTCGATCGGCTACGTGATCCAGGCAGGCGGACTATTTCCGCACTGGTCCGTCGCCAAGAACATCGGCGCAATCCCGCGCGTCCTCGGGTGGGACAAGGAACGCATCGCCGAGCGCACCGAATACCTACTCGACCTCGTCGGACTCGACGCGGACACCTTCCGCGACCGCTTGCCCAAGGACATGTCCGGCGGCCAGCAGCAACGCGTCGGAGTGGCTCGTGCGCTCGCCGCCGACCCGCCCGTTCTGCTCATGGACGAGCCGTTCAGCGCCGTCGACCCGATCACGCGAGTACGACTGCAGGACAGTCTCATCGCCATCCAGCACGAGGTCGCCAAGACCATCGTCATCGTCACGCACGATTTCGAAGAGGCCACCAAGCTCGGCGACAAGGTGCTCATCCTGTCCGAGGGCGGCAAGATCGAGCAGTACGCCACACCCGAGGAAATTCTCGCGAAACCGGCGACTCCGTTCGTCGAGGAATTCATCGGTTCCGGCGCAACACTCGCCCACCTCACCCTCTCCCGGGTCAAGGACGTCGAGCACGAATCCGTCGTCACGGCTCGTGTCGGCGATTCGTCGCAGGAAGTCATCGCCCGAGCGAAAGCCGCAGGCGTGACGTGGATCGTCGTCGTCGACGAGCACGGAAAACCCCGATCGTGGCCTTCCCTCGACGAGGTCGCGACGAAGGACCGTGTGACGGACTACATCGACCCACGGCTTCCCGTCGTCGCACCGTCGTCGACGCTCAACGACGCACTCGACATCATGTTGGCCGCCAGCCAGGGTGGCGTGGTCGTGACCGACGGCCGTGGAGTGGTCACCGGGTCGCTCACCATCAAGACTGTCATGTCCGTCGTCCGCAGCCAGCTGGGCGAGGCCCGCGCAGGCGATGGACACGTGTCCTACACCGCGCACGCGGAGGGCTCGGCCACATGA
- a CDS encoding endo alpha-1,4 polygalactosaminidase, with protein sequence MRIIAAAFLVTAGLAACSAEAEGPALPPAEGSFDYQLGGSYDGEFRTVARDSMDEPLPGAYSICYVNGFQTQPGSEWDEALLLRDSDGGLVVDPAWPDEHILDTRSADNRRAIVDVIGQSIDLCATKGFDAVEIDNLDAWTRFPELDEDSTLQVASAYADRAHDAGMAIAQKNAPDGAEKIRSTVGFDFAVTEECAAFDECAAYTDVYGSAVLDIEYTDELAESFENLCARHDRPSTTILRDRDLTTPEDGDYTYEQC encoded by the coding sequence GTGAGAATTATCGCCGCGGCATTCCTGGTGACCGCCGGGCTGGCAGCGTGCTCGGCCGAGGCCGAGGGGCCTGCTCTCCCGCCTGCGGAGGGTTCGTTCGACTACCAACTCGGAGGTTCTTACGACGGCGAATTTCGCACGGTCGCACGCGATTCGATGGACGAGCCTCTACCGGGCGCATACTCGATCTGCTACGTGAACGGGTTTCAGACCCAACCGGGTAGCGAGTGGGACGAGGCATTGCTGCTGCGCGACTCCGACGGCGGCCTCGTCGTCGACCCCGCGTGGCCCGACGAACACATTCTCGATACACGCTCTGCCGACAATCGTCGGGCGATCGTGGACGTGATCGGACAGTCGATAGATCTTTGTGCCACCAAGGGTTTCGACGCCGTCGAGATCGACAACCTCGACGCTTGGACTCGGTTCCCGGAGCTCGACGAGGATTCGACGCTGCAGGTGGCCTCGGCGTATGCCGATCGCGCACACGATGCGGGGATGGCCATTGCCCAGAAGAACGCACCCGACGGCGCTGAAAAGATCCGAAGCACAGTAGGATTCGACTTCGCAGTCACCGAGGAATGCGCGGCATTCGACGAGTGCGCCGCCTACACGGACGTCTACGGGTCGGCAGTACTGGACATCGAGTACACCGACGAACTCGCCGAGTCGTTCGAGAATCTGTGCGCACGTCACGACAGACCGAGTACGACGATCCTGCGCGACCGAGACCTCACGACACCCGAGGATGGGGACTACACATACGAGCAGTGCTGA
- a CDS encoding HD domain-containing protein produces the protein MRIGELHRRQQLGVVGAALAGQIRSAPALFRQPAHTANPAGRPTPPDSRLCRDALAEAHTLLSSTILAHSLRCWEFGVALAELDGLLFDPESLYVACLLHDAALGADHDPHIGCFAALGAVRAREFVLRHDGPPPMGDRIHDAVARHMDVATPVDAGTEAALLHDAAHLDVVGARSHELSREVLTRVHTDLPRVGFASDFSRAMRIESRLRPRSIAATMWRAGMPAAIALNPLERRAQGTDPVRR, from the coding sequence ATGCGGATCGGTGAACTCCATCGACGGCAACAACTCGGAGTTGTCGGCGCAGCGTTGGCGGGTCAAATCCGCTCCGCGCCAGCACTGTTCCGACAGCCCGCACATACCGCAAATCCCGCCGGCCGACCCACGCCCCCGGACTCGAGACTGTGCCGCGACGCCTTGGCCGAGGCGCACACTCTTCTGAGCTCGACAATCCTCGCTCACAGCCTTCGCTGCTGGGAGTTCGGAGTAGCTCTCGCAGAGCTCGACGGGCTACTGTTCGACCCCGAAAGTCTGTACGTCGCATGCCTGTTACATGACGCAGCCCTCGGGGCCGACCACGATCCACACATCGGATGCTTCGCCGCGCTCGGCGCTGTGCGCGCACGCGAGTTCGTCCTCCGGCACGACGGGCCCCCACCGATGGGCGACCGAATCCACGACGCCGTCGCACGACACATGGATGTCGCCACTCCGGTCGACGCGGGGACCGAGGCTGCCCTGCTTCACGACGCCGCACATCTCGACGTCGTCGGCGCCCGTTCTCACGAGCTGAGCCGGGAGGTTCTGACGCGAGTTCACACGGACCTGCCACGGGTCGGGTTCGCTTCCGACTTCTCCCGCGCTATGCGTATCGAATCACGCCTGCGCCCCAGGTCCATCGCCGCGACGATGTGGCGTGCCGGAATGCCCGCCGCGATTGCACTAAACCCGCTCGAGCGGCGTGCGCAAGGTACCGACCCTGTTCGGCGATAG
- a CDS encoding VOC family protein: MKLDSVVAVLPVENFDEATAWYTTLFGRPADVEPMDDTAEWRIAENAWIQVCVDSPAGGTAVVIGVGDLVQHAELLAAAKIEAGEIVEYPGIVKTLGVKDPAGNKITFVEELSGA, encoded by the coding sequence ATGAAACTGGACAGCGTGGTAGCGGTACTTCCAGTGGAGAACTTCGACGAAGCCACGGCGTGGTACACAACCCTGTTCGGTCGACCTGCCGACGTCGAACCGATGGACGACACTGCTGAGTGGCGGATCGCCGAAAACGCGTGGATCCAAGTCTGTGTCGACTCCCCAGCTGGCGGAACGGCGGTCGTCATCGGTGTCGGAGATCTCGTTCAGCATGCGGAACTGCTGGCGGCGGCGAAGATCGAGGCGGGTGAGATCGTGGAGTACCCGGGCATCGTCAAGACACTCGGTGTGAAAGATCCAGCGGGCAATAAGATCACGTTCGTCGAGGAACTGTCCGGCGCGTGA
- a CDS encoding TetR/AcrR family transcriptional regulator, giving the protein MPMNTPTDRRKRKTHNAVLDAAERLFLRDGYRGTTIDMLAKEADVAVSSIYANFAAGKADVYAALAWRTASLHREDMPTSGAIVDSLDRYVAFHRDHPLALRLLGLHDVEASESDSIVEAKAAIDSVLGEIIDSMMSRVAEVGCDTDPRALVLHAWTAINGAVSLYQRRMIDAATFDTMLKISRGDLVGHLRGDHDADR; this is encoded by the coding sequence ATGCCGATGAACACCCCCACCGATCGACGCAAACGCAAGACACACAACGCGGTTCTGGACGCAGCCGAGCGACTCTTCCTACGCGATGGCTACCGCGGCACCACGATCGACATGCTGGCGAAGGAGGCAGACGTTGCCGTCAGCTCGATCTACGCCAACTTCGCCGCAGGCAAAGCCGATGTCTACGCAGCTCTCGCCTGGCGGACCGCTTCGCTCCATCGAGAGGACATGCCCACTTCCGGTGCGATCGTCGACTCGCTGGACCGGTACGTCGCATTTCACCGCGACCACCCCCTCGCATTGCGGCTGCTCGGTCTTCATGATGTGGAGGCGTCGGAGTCCGACTCGATCGTCGAAGCGAAGGCCGCGATCGACAGCGTGCTGGGCGAGATCATCGACTCCATGATGTCCAGGGTCGCGGAAGTCGGCTGCGACACGGACCCACGGGCGCTCGTGCTGCACGCCTGGACCGCGATCAACGGTGCCGTGTCGCTGTACCAACGCAGAATGATCGACGCCGCAACGTTCGACACGATGCTGAAGATTTCCAGAGGCGATCTCGTCGGCCACCTGCGAGGTGATCACGATGCGGATCGGTGA
- a CDS encoding TetR/AcrR family transcriptional regulator encodes MVRSKDPRIRSILIERAAQMLADREPVTLRALVKGTSVSTMAVYTYFDGLEGLWKALRQEGFTRLSARLALVEETSDPIRDLSALGSAYLLNGLESPDLYRVMFDATFDLEDPVAADAGLQHLVGAASRARDQGRIRSDVDPLDLATQTWIVGHGLVSLVATGPLPDAVLGYGIPMLTALFVAAGDDPVRCRRSVKSGWSI; translated from the coding sequence ATGGTACGAAGCAAAGATCCTCGAATTCGTTCGATACTGATCGAACGGGCTGCGCAAATGTTGGCAGACAGGGAGCCTGTGACGTTGCGCGCTCTGGTCAAGGGCACCTCGGTATCGACGATGGCGGTCTACACCTACTTCGATGGGCTCGAGGGATTGTGGAAAGCGCTGCGGCAGGAGGGGTTCACGAGACTTTCTGCCAGGCTTGCGCTCGTCGAGGAGACCTCCGACCCGATACGTGACCTCTCAGCACTCGGCTCTGCGTACCTGCTCAATGGGCTCGAGAGTCCGGACCTGTACCGGGTCATGTTCGACGCAACCTTCGATCTCGAAGATCCGGTCGCGGCGGACGCGGGGTTGCAGCACCTCGTCGGCGCGGCAAGCCGTGCCCGCGATCAGGGCCGAATTCGTTCGGATGTCGACCCGCTCGATCTGGCGACGCAGACGTGGATCGTCGGGCATGGGTTGGTGTCCCTCGTCGCCACCGGACCGCTCCCCGACGCAGTCCTAGGCTACGGAATTCCGATGCTGACGGCACTGTTCGTGGCGGCGGGTGACGACCCTGTGAGGTGCCGCCGTTCTGTTAAATCCGGCTGGAGCATTTAG
- a CDS encoding RidA family protein: MTITLHNPDGLPKPDVYRQVSVAQGSRLVFLAGQVARDADGNKVGEGDFAAQVEQAYLNVATALAAVGGSFDDVAKLTVYVVDWNEEKMPLLGEGVARAAERLGVDPVKPITLIGVVALGEPDILVEVEATAVLD; the protein is encoded by the coding sequence ATGACAATCACCCTGCACAACCCCGATGGACTGCCCAAGCCCGATGTATACCGCCAGGTTTCCGTAGCCCAGGGTTCACGTTTGGTCTTTCTCGCCGGACAGGTCGCACGCGACGCGGACGGAAACAAGGTCGGCGAAGGCGACTTCGCGGCCCAGGTCGAGCAGGCGTACCTCAACGTAGCCACTGCCCTCGCTGCCGTCGGAGGATCGTTCGACGACGTCGCCAAATTGACTGTCTACGTGGTCGATTGGAACGAAGAGAAGATGCCGCTCCTCGGCGAAGGTGTCGCGCGCGCGGCCGAACGTCTCGGGGTCGACCCAGTCAAACCGATCACCCTCATCGGCGTGGTGGCACTCGGGGAGCCGGACATTCTCGTCGAAGTCGAGGCAACAGCCGTACTCGACTGA
- a CDS encoding ABC transporter permease, whose translation MNRLRRTPIDVYFEPLLIVIFGVGYFLWYRSTTLTPTEEASLGWSTLQTTILDHITLTLTATVFVVVIAIPLGILLTRQKARPFKGVVINFANIGQAAPAVGLIVLLTMWLGTGFRTAVVGLVVYAILPILQNTIIGIDQVDKRTIEAARGIGFSGLRTLVQVELPLAVPVILNGVRTALVILVGTATLSTFIGATSLGTLITTGVTLFLPKLLISGAILVALLALTIDWLGRLVELFATPRGVA comes from the coding sequence ATGAATCGACTGCGCCGCACACCGATCGACGTCTATTTCGAGCCGTTGCTCATCGTGATCTTCGGTGTCGGATACTTCCTCTGGTATCGCTCGACGACGTTGACGCCGACGGAGGAAGCGTCGCTCGGCTGGAGCACGCTGCAGACGACCATCCTCGACCACATCACGTTGACGCTCACGGCTACCGTCTTCGTCGTCGTCATTGCGATCCCGCTCGGAATCCTGCTGACGCGGCAGAAAGCCAGGCCGTTCAAAGGTGTGGTGATCAACTTTGCGAACATCGGGCAAGCCGCGCCCGCCGTCGGCCTGATCGTCTTGCTGACCATGTGGCTGGGCACCGGATTCCGCACTGCGGTGGTCGGATTGGTCGTCTATGCCATCCTGCCGATTCTGCAGAACACGATCATAGGTATCGACCAGGTGGACAAGCGAACCATCGAAGCGGCACGCGGTATCGGATTCTCCGGCCTGCGGACCTTGGTGCAAGTGGAACTTCCGCTCGCAGTCCCGGTGATTCTCAACGGTGTTCGGACGGCGTTGGTCATCCTCGTCGGAACCGCGACACTGAGTACCTTCATCGGCGCCACCAGCCTGGGCACGCTCATCACCACCGGTGTGACGCTGTTCCTGCCGAAACTTCTCATCTCCGGCGCGATCCTGGTGGCGCTTCTGGCTCTGACGATCGACTGGCTGGGACGCCTCGTCGAATTGTTCGCAACCCCACGAGGAGTGGCATGA